ATCTCCAATGTGGTAGTTTAACACTCAaacttacaaaatgatcatCTAGACACCTCCAAAACTTATGTGTCACGAGACACAATGAGGACGAGTTGTAGTGTTTAGTTATCAGTTGATACCAAGTTGATATGTCTAGATGTATACTCTCAAAATTGGAGTGCTTACGCTAAGGCCAAATTTGAatgtttatttatgtattataataAATTATCCATATATTGAAATTCTATTGCTTAATAACCCCAATGGAACAACAGTAAGCAATTAATTAATGACTACATTCAGACAATAAACATAACTATAGTGACAATAATGAATACCTCAGTAGACATACTCACTAAGcaaacaatattttttaatgataGAAACTATCAACatcaataaaatatactaacaaTGTTACTCAATAAACAACTTCATTAAGAGAGAGAAACACAATGGATATATGTATTATACTTCAATCTGAAACTAGTACTTCATCCAAGTTTTTTGCTACTTAGAAAAAGAATCACATTTTCTTCATTACTGAAAGAGTAAAAACTTAACACTACTGCTAGGGCACAAATCCCATCATGAAGTAGCAAAAGATTACCTGGAAATAGCTGTCCTTTCAAACAATTATAAACAAATCAAATCTAAGAACAGATATTCCTCTCCCCTTTCAGACTCGCAGAAACACAAATCAAAGACCAAAAAAGATCTAATTTGACTTTTCCTTCcctttccttcttttcttttatagaTAGAAAGAGAGATACTTTTTTGATTTCTTGTGGATTTAGTAATGGCATCCAAAGCAATTACAAGTTTTGGGAGTGAAAGAACAGTAACCAAAAGGCCTGTTTGGTATGTTGCAATTGATAGCATAGCAACAAGGAGTAGGCAAGCATACTGCTTTAGCTCCACCACAGCAAGTGCAAAGTGCACAAATCTGAAAACTCCCAAGCTTCCTCCTTGTGTTATTCAGCATAATCATCATTTTCTCTGCCTTCCCTGGCTCAATTAGAGGCACCATCTCAGACCCTTTTGCCTACAGAAGCAAAATATATCTCAATATTCcataaaaattcaatatttacaGACACCATCTCAGACCCTTTTACCTACAGAAGCAAAATATATCTCAATATTCCATAAAAAATCAATCTTTATAGGCACAATCTCAGACCCCTTTGCCTACAGAAGCAAATATAGCTCAAACACTCCATAAAAATTCAATCTTTATAAGCACAATCTCATACCCTTTTGTCTACAGAAGCAAATATAGCTCAAACACTCCATAAAAATTCAATCCTTATAAGAACAATCTCATACCCTTTTGCCTACAGAAGCAAATATAGCTCAAACACTCCATAAAAATTCAATCTTTATATTAAGAACTCTGATGGGATCTATCAAGAAACAGTATTAAGCGAcaagaataaagaaaaaaacttaCTTGGGAAATTGGGGAAGCATGAGTACTCATAAATAACACAAAGAatagaaaggggaaaagaaccCCACTAACAGTAGCAGACatcctttttttcctttctttcttaccaaacacaAGATAAGCTATATATTCTCACAAATTTTGAGGAAAGAAAAAGTGTACTCAAGAATGTAACTATGAGGTTGTTTTCTTGATCTTTCAGCAAAGAGGGGTTTCACATAAATAAAGTAGTTAGGAGGAACATAGATGGGGAAGAACAAGTGGGGTGAATGGGATTAATGGCAATGAACTGTCAAGAAAGAGTTAAAATTAGGAGAAGGGTGTTTGAAAATGGTAAAGAAAAAaggcaaaaaggaaaggaagggaaattggagattttggggGAAGGAAAGAAAGTGAAATAAGTGGTTTGGTTGGGTCACAGTTTAGTAAGTGGGAAGTCACAACTACGGCAGTGGTGCATTGAtgaaattatttcatttttaatcaaaaattttgaatttgaactttgaaTAGGTAGAAAATTTTGTTAAGAACACGATCTCCTAATAAACTGTGTAATGTGCGATTTGAATTTAATAACGACTCTTCAAACTCTAAACACCAggtgaaaaatcaaaaatagaaaaaagaaagaaaaagtggGAAGTCACAGGCATATCAGTGACTAGGTGAGTATGTGAGTGTAATTATGTGAGTCATTATTGGCCTCTCAACCTATTTTTTACACAAGAAGTTTCTCATGACAGATAACTCATCTCTATAGGATAAATAGAAAACTTTTCCCAAACTAAATCAAGTAATTGATCTTGAAAGAATTTAACTTTACCAAAAtagaaaattcaaaacaaaTAACAACAATGCAATATGTGAAGCTTGGAGTCTGAAAAGAATAAtgtgtatacaatatttttcCTATCTTGTAAAGATAAAGAGATTGTTCTCAATAAGCACTCGACTCGAATAAGAGTATCAGAAAATGATTAATCGACAATCATAGTTTATTTGACCTCAACTTACATATAATCCATCAtatgataaaaaattatgaCTTTGGCCTTTTAAAAAATGCCAATTAAATTATACTAACACCTTAAATATATAAAGTTATTCAAGAAAAAGTTTAAGTAATTCTCTTCGTGAATCAATTACACAATATTTCGCTCAAAATATAACAATCAAAGTTCTAACGTCTAAACAATTAGTTTTGTAGTAATACTAATTTATAAACTTATtgtaattataataatatatataaataatatgtataattaTATAATCCCAAACGATAATcgatcttttcatttttttatataaatatcaaataccataaatcacaaaaaaaaatatgataacaaataaaaaatttaaaatacatatcaaatatcataatatcaaaactacagtatcaaacaaaaattatttcatttattttattttttgaaatatttctgTTTATAATCATATCCCTTTTATGAATCTTCCACTGAATTGTTTCAGAATTTACTAGTACTATTAGTTATGAATATTGCTAGATTAGGTAGCAGGACGAAACCCTATGTTACACCATCAGCAATCTTGATATTTAATACCCACGTCagcaatttaataaaaaaaaactcaacaataatataatcaGTGTAATTCTACGTTATGATGTGTGTGCAACGTTACCTCTATattgtgaaggtagagaggttgtttccgatagaccatAGTGAAAAAAATTACCGCATGATTTTGACCTAGTGTAAGAGTGCAACACATGATATATGAATTAGACACACATCACGAGGGCACCATAGTGAAGAAAATTACCACATGGTTTTGGCCTAGTGTAAGAGTGCAACACATGATATATGAATTAGACACGCATCACAAGTTCAACCCTTACTGCAGACAAAAGCCTGATATTAACACTttatttggatggttgttaagtattgtttcataatgtatctATTATATTGTGTCATACtgcattattttaatgaaatacAACGTTTGGACAGATTGTATCGTTCTTCATCGTTACATAATGCCACACattcataatttgaataataaacCTACAAGAAATCTAGGGTACGAGGTAAAACTACTAATGAAAAGCCATggtaaaagataaaatagaattattaaataatatgtaaagacaaaatgaaaagaaaatattaagataaCGATGCTATTACACCAAATTGGTCGTTACACAAAATGGTTCTTTTTGTCGCTACCTAACGATGAATTTAAACAAtatgatacaataaaatttgtgtaacaatcaaaataaatattatatttatactaacaaaacaaaacaatataatacaatacaacggATCCAAACACTTGTAAGTCTTTATTTTTGCAATTCTTCTTGCTAACTATTGACTGTGTATGGAACATGTCATACACTTGTAACTTGTAAGTCTTACTGTTTTAAGGATTGGTTTTCATGTATCTTAATGCAATGAACATATTTTAGTCCTCCAGCTGCTGTTAGTTCAATCTATCAATGTTGGTTGTAGGGAAGCAATTGTACAAAATAAATCTGAAGGATAATATTTGTCTTGAAGTACAAAATAAATCTGAAGGACAATCTTGTCATTGTAATGCTTGGAATTTGCTATCTAGATCCAGCCACGACTTTCAAAAGCTACTCTGCTAGTAGGAGGTAGCAGGTACCTCGTGCACAAACTAGACCATATACCACGGTTATTGAGGGAAAAGGATGGTTTCGTATGGATTTCTTTGGTATGAATTTGATGTTTGGTGTTATATATCTTGCTACTTTCTGCACTGACATGCAAATGGCAATACGGAGGGGGATGAAGAGCGTATCCAGAAGAATAGAATCAGTAAACTCCCGAGATAATGTGATATCAAGAAGCTGAGAACAATCTTCCAACCATCAATGATATTATTTCTTTATCCTCTTTCTTAGTTTAACTCAATCAATGATAGTATGGCAAAGTATAATTAGTCTCAAATTCGAattaaataaagagaaaatagcAGAATTTTGTGCTTTGCCAAGTAACTCCTATTTTCTCATGTCAAGCATCACTTGCAAAAAATTGAGATCCATTGAATTAGGGCAGGACCTAGAGTGTTGTCTACAAGTTCACGTGAACGTCGTAGTTTTTAACCAAATCTTGTATGTGTGTAAGAAATTTACTAAAATATATCTACTAATAGTAAACTCAATTACTGTTGTATATTAACTTGAGGCCATCGTAAGAACCTATAAACTTCCGACCTCTGCATTTGCATGGTGGTCAGTAAACATGTACATAAGCTTCTTCAGTTAAATGGCTTTTCCAATCATCAATGAAGGCAAGCTGGACAATTGAAGGAAGTACACCTTACAATCAATGTAGTGTATAAATCATGCAATTGCAGAATCCCCTGAAACATCGAGTCTTTGAATGCAAATTACAGCTAAAGCAATTAGGTCGTCACGTCTGCCTGGGCATCAAGCTTTGGTGTTGGGGAAAAAAGAGTATAAACCTTGCAGAGGTTGGGGTTTGATAGAGATCAACTGATCATGTATATGGGAAGGAAATCAGCACAGCAAATATTTGTAAAGTAAATGTAATTGTGTCTCTTCTGAAGAGGAGAATGTAAACTCAATATtcttaaattcaagaaaacagaATATATCGAAGCAATCTCCTCTGATAATTCCACGAGtgagtctgggga
This Solanum dulcamara chromosome 1, daSolDulc1.2, whole genome shotgun sequence DNA region includes the following protein-coding sequences:
- the LOC129898730 gene encoding uncharacterized protein LOC129898730; protein product: MSATVSGVLFPFLFFVLFMSTHASPISQAKGSEMVPLIEPGKAEKMMIMLNNTRRKLGSFQICALCTCCGGAKAVCLPTPCCYAINCNIPNRPFGYCSFTPKTCNCFGCHY